The Alkalihalobacillus sp. LMS6 genomic interval CCTACGAGCGCAATTTTTTTTGTAGCTAAAAGCTGAAGGTTTCCTTTGCCATACAGAAGAACAGGAGGATCATAAATCTCTGCTAATAATGAGGGGTAAGAAGGATCATCTAGTTGGAGAACGTGGATATCTTGCTGTTGGAGCTTCGAAACATATGCTTCAGGGGTTGAGTGGGCGATCCAGTGCAGGAGTTTTGTGAGTGTTGGCTCTTTTACTTGAAGAACGTTACGAATTGTTGCCACTGAGGCTGTATAGATTTTCGTTATGTTGGGGTCCCATGTTAATAAACGTTTCCAACAAGCCATTTGGTTATAAAGCACTGCATTTACGTGGACAAGGCGAATTAAGCGAGGGTCGATTCGATTCAGTCCTTTCTGAAATTAGTAGAGAAAACCCCTTGCAAGATCGCAAGGAGTTTCAAAGACGTCTTAGTGCGTGACACTTTTGTCATAGATATCGTTTGCTTTCAAAGATTCAATGAGTGTTTCACCCATAACAGATGGTGTTGCTGCAACACGAATGCCGCATGCTTCCATCGTTTTAATCTTCTCTTCAGCTGTTCCTTTACCACCAGAAATAATTGCGCCAGCATGGCCCATACGCTTTCCTGGAGGAGCTGTTTGACCACCAATGAATCCAACAACAGGTTTGTTCATATTTGCTTTAACCCACTCTGCTGCTTCTTCTTCAGCGGTACCACCGATTTCACCAATCATAATAACCGCATACGTATCAGGATCATCATTAAAAAGTGATAAGACATCAATGAAGTCTGTACCGTTTACAGGGTCTCCACCAATTCCAACAGCAGAAGACTGACCAATACCAGCTGTAGAAAGTTGGTGCACAGCTTCATACGTAAGTGTACCAGAACGAGAAACCACACCAATGTGACCTTTTTTATGAATGTAACCAGGCATAATGCCAATTTTACATTCGTCTGGTGTAATGACACCAGGACAGTTTGGCCCTATTAATCTCGTTTTCTTTCCGTCCATGTAACGTTTCACATTCACCATGTCAATTACCGGAATGCCTTCTGTAATACAGATTGCAAGATCCAACTCCGCGTCCGTTGCTTCCATGATCGCATCTGCCGCAAACGCTGGTGGCACATAAATAACCGTTGCATTTGCACCTGTTGCTTTCACTGCTTCTTCAACCGTGTTGAATACTGGAACGCCTTCGATTTCTGTTCCACCTTTACCAGGTGTCACGCCACCAACGATGTTCGTACCATATTCTAGCGCTTGCTTCGTATGAAACAAACCAGTAGCGCCAGTAATTCCTTGAACAATGACTTTCGTCTCTTTATTAATTAAGATGCTCATTCGTCTAGCTCCACCCTTCTATTTCACTAAAGCTACAATTTTTTGTGCGCCATCAGCCATTGAATCAGCGGCTGTAATGTTTAAGCCTGAATCTTTTAGAAGCTGCTTACCAAGTTCCACATTTGTTCCTTCTAAGCGGACAACTAATGGGATATCAAGACCGACTTCTTTTGTAGCAGTAATGACACCTTCAGCGATGATGTCACATTTCATGATACCACCAAAAATATTAACAAAAATTCCTTTTACGTTTTCATCAGAAAGGATTAGTTTGAATGCTTCTGTAACTTTTTCAGCTGTCGCACCGCCCCCTACGTCAAGGAAGTTTGCGGGATCACCATGATAATGTTTAATGATGTCCATTGTCGCCATCGCAAGGCCAGCACCATTCACCATGCAGCCGATGTTACCGTCTAATGCAATATAGTTTAAATCATGCTTAGAAGCTTCGATTTCTTTTACATCTTCTTCTTCCAAGTCACGTAGTTCAACGATGTCTTTATGGCGGTAAAGGGCATTTGAGTCAAAATTAAATTTCGCATCAAGCGCCATAACTTTGCCATCACCTGTTGTAACAAGAGGGTTAATTTCTGCAATGGATGCGTCTTTATCAACAAAGACTTTATATAAGCCCATCATAAATTTAACCGCTTGACCAACAAGTTCTTTTGGAATGTTTATGTTAAAGGCAACACGTCTTGCTTGAAATCCTTGTAAGCCAACAGCTGGATCAATCACTTCTTTAAAGATTTTCTCAGGTGTCGCTTCAGCAACCTCTTCAATCTCTGTTCCACCTTCTTCAGAAGCCATTAGCACAACGCTTGATGTAGCGCGATCAACTACAAGTCCAATATAGTACTCGTTTTTAATGTCGCAGCCTTCTTCAACTAGTAAGCGCTTTACTTCTTTTCCTGCTGGTCCTGTTTGGTGTGTAACAAGTGTTTTCCCTAGAATGTCATCCGCATATGTACGAACGTCATCCAAGTTTTTTGCGACTTTAACGCCACCAGCTTTTCCACGTCCGCCCGCATGAATCTGCGCTTTTACGACAGATACAGAAGAACCAAGTTCCTTTGCCGCTTCTACTGCTTCGTCAACAGAGAATGCTACTTTACCGTTTGGAACGGCAACTCCGTAAGAACGAAGAATTTCTTTACCCTGATACTCATGGATATTCATTCTCTCTCCAGCCTCCTGTTATATCGTACATCCAACGCTCATGTACGAGAATTTTCGTTACTAAGACGAAATCCTTTTTCATTTTAGCACTTTTTTTCGTTCTTGTGGAGGGGTAAACGCTATCATTCCGACAATTTCATTTCTTTTCTTCTTTATTCTCCTTTTTTTCGCTTTTTTTCTCATTATTGTCTTTCTTTTCAAACAGCTTTTTAAATCCCTTTGCTTGCTGATCTTGTTGAACGCTCGGTTGAAGGTGACCGAATTCACTTGAAAACTCTTCTTGATGCTTTTTTTTTTTTGTCATACGAAAAACGCCTCCTATTCTCCTCTTAATATGAGCAAAATAGGGGCATTTATGTAGCGCTTTTACAGCTTGATATCAATTGGACGTCGATGTTTTTTCTGTTCATTTTTCAAAGCGAAATAAGCATAAATAATTTGGAAAGAAGGGTCATTGGCATAGTCGTTTTGATACCTTTTTACTAGCTGAAACATGGCACCACTCTGCTGCTCATCACTTCTGTTTCCGTCCTTATTCACGCTTTTTTCGAAGATATTTTGTTGCTTGAGCCATTGTTGTAGCTTATTTGTCATCGTCTGAACATTTGGAGTCTGGTTTCCCACTAACCAAATCCATTTGAGATGTTCCGGGGTTACCGATACACTCCAATGACGTTTACACGCTACTACGGCTTCACATAGTTGTTTACGGGTTCGGCGCTCTTTTTTTCTTAATGATTCTAGCTCGTCCAACAGCTGCTGAGTGAAAGGTGTATGGGTATAATAAAAAACCGTTAATAGTTCTTTATTCACCTTTAAATAATCGCTTAAAACCGAAATAGAGTCGGATGGCACAACCATTTGTAGCGTTAAAACAGGTGTCACGTGTTTGATACGAAACCAATAGCGCTTGTCTACTTCTAAAGATGCATCTAAAGAAGCAACAAGTCGTTGATGTTGAATCGTTATAGCCGCAAGCTTTTCTTTTGGATAAAGCATCGTAACCGTACCGACAATATATTGATTAACGGCCCACTGACTAGTCATGTCGTGCATGTCGCTTTCACTACCTCCTTTATTCAGCCAGATCCTTTGAATGAATCAACGAACCTGCCCGCTCTAGGACCGGTTTAAAAGAACGGCGATGTTCACGCGTTAGTCCGTACGACTGGAGCGCTTCTAAATGCTTTTTTGTTCCGTATCCAGCATGATCATCAAACCCATATTCCGGATAGGTTTTCGCCAGTTCCTCCATATAACCGTCGCGCCAGACTTTTGCCAATACCGAGCTAGCAGCGATTGAGATACTTTTTGCATCCCCTTTTATTAATGATCGCTGCGGTGTGTCAAGCTTAAGTTCAATCGCATCTAATAGAAGAAAATCCGCTGCTGCCTGTAGTTGTTGGATCGCCTCGGTCATTGCTTTTTTTGTCGCTAATAAAATGTTTGTTTCATCAATCTCTTGTGCGGACACGCTGACGATCTGATAGGCGATTGCATGTTGTTTTATGTAGACAGCGTATTGTTCGCGCTTTTCTTTCGATAATTTTTTTGAGTCGGTCAACCCTAACAGTTTAAAATCAGCTGGCAATATAACAGCCGCTGCTGTAACGGGACCAGCTAAAGGACCTCGTCCTACTTCATCTACACCACAGATCAACGCATACCCATTATCCCTTAATTCTTGTTCATGAAGGCTCATTTCAACGTGCATGGTCTCCAATTGTTCTGTTTGCACCAACGCTCGATCGTATTTTTTTAGTAACGCTTGCACACCTTTTCGTTCGTCTAGTCGCAGACGGTTTACCTCTTCATTTGTTAGTTCTTCATTATTTAATTGTTCTTTTATCGTTGAAATCGAAATCACGTGTTTTTGCCCCTTAATCATTCAAAATATATGCTATAGTAAAACAAGATTCTAAGAATAGGAGTTCATATGTATGGCCTTAACAGAAGGGATCATCCTTATCCTGATCGGCTTTATTGCCGGTATTATAAACACCGTATCTGCAGGAGGCTCTCTATTAACACTCCCCTTACTACTTTTTGTCGGGCTGCCTGCTACAGAAGCCAATGCAACAAATCGCGTAGCTATTGTCGCGCAAAGCATCACGTCGATCATCACATTTAAACAAAAACAGTCGCTTCAATTAAAGCGACATGCAGCGATTTACATCGCAGCTGCTACCGGAGCAGCGTTTGGGGCATTATCGGCTTTGTCCATAAGTGACCAAGTCTTTATCCTAATCTTAGCGCTTACTATGATTACATCGATTGTTTTTTTAATTTGGAATCCGATTCAAGCAGTAGATCAATCTGTTGTCCTCACTCCAATTATTTCTTTTATTGGTCTCGCTTTATTTGGATTTATTGGGTTTTACAGCGGTTTTATTCAAGTTGGTGTCGGCTTTTATATTATGATTCTAGCAATCTTACTATATAAAAAATCGTTCGCTGAAGCAACATTAATCAAAATCATGATTGTTGGAATTTCTGTCTCGCTTTCCCTTGTTATCTACGCTGTTAATGGCCAAGTAAATTGGCTAGTTGGAATCGTTTTGGCTATCGGAAACATTGGTGGTGCGTTTCTCGGAAGTCGGATGGTGTTAGGGAAGCATACACAGTGGATTCGCATTGTGTTGATCGTCACTGTTCTTATTTTGGCGATTCGCTTAATGGTTGAATTTTTCTCGTAAAGAAAAAAAGCACAGTTGGTCCATTGACCTTCGTGCTTTTTTCTTTTCCTAGCTATTCATGTTCAGGGACGTTTTCCAACGTCATCCGTCCAATCGTGCCGCTTCGTAATTCCCGCAGAACAAGCTCTGCCGTGCGGTCATAATCGATCAGACCTCCGCGTAGAATACAGCCTCTTTTGCGTCCAATTTCATCAAACAACGCCCCAATATCTTCCGTGTCTACGTCTTCACTAATATCGTAACGCTTTTGCAACTGCGCAGGATACGCCTGCATACAGAAACGGAGCACAAATGCTGCCACATCACCATAATCAAGAATTTCATCTTTAATTGCACCTGTAGCGGCTAGTCGAAAACCTACTTCCTGATCTTCAAACTTCGGCCATAAAATCCCTGGTGTATCGAGTAAATCTAAACTCGTTCCCACTTTAATCCACTGTTGCTGCTTTGTTATACCAGGACGGTCGCCTACTTTTGCTTGCCGCTTATTAACAAGACGATTAATAAATGTTGATTTACCAACATTTGGTATTCCTAAAATAACGGCTCGTAACGCTCTTGGCTTCATCCCTTTTGCTTCCCATTTTTTGTATAAATCCTTTGCTAACGACTGGCATGCAGGGACAATTTTTTTTACTCCTTGCCCTGTTTGCGAATTTACTTCCACAACAGCATGGCCTTGGCTTTCGAAATATTGCTTCCAACGCTCTGTTTGCTTCGGATCGGCTAAGTCCGATTTATTTAATAAAATAAGGCGTGGTTTATTTTGAACAAGTTCATCAATAACAGGGTTTTGCGAAGACAAAGGAATTCGCGCATCTAACAATTCAATGACCACATCAATCATTGAAAGCTTTTCATTTATTTCTCTGCGGGCTTTTGCCATATGCCCTGGGTACCATTGAATGGTTTTCATCATTACACCTACTTACTAATCTACAATTGATATATTTTCAAATGGATAAAAAATGACATTTGCTTTGCCAATGACATCCTCTTCCGATACAAGTCCAATGGCTCGACTGTCTTTGCTTAAACGACGGTTATCTCCCATTACAAAATAAAATTTTTCTGGAATCACAGCTTCACCAGTAATCTCTTGGAGCGTGAAATCACCTGTTAACGGTTGACCGTGATAAAGGGTTCCTTTAAGACTGTCTAAATAAGGTTCCTCCACAGCTTCTCCATTAATATATAAGGTATCCTCACGATAGACAAGCTCATCTCCTGGTAAGCCAATTACGCGTTTAATATAATTCTTTCCTTCAGGGGCATGAAAGACAATAATATCAAATCGATCTGGCTGCGAGAAGGTATATTCGATTTGATTGACAATCATCTTGTCTCCCGAATCAAGCGTTGGCTGCATCGAGTGGCCATCTACCACAATCGGCGCCAACAAAAACATGCGGACAACAACGGTAGTCATTAATGCAATAGTGAGTATCTTCGCCCACTCAACAAGATTTGTGCGACTCTTCATATCGCGCCCCTCCCTTGCCTTTATCATACCATGTTTATTATGCGCTGGTCATCGGTTATATGAAAGAAGCACTCACAAATGCGAAACCATGTCTTCATACGCTGGCCGAGCAAAAAAAACTTCGTATTCATAGGAAAGAAACGGTCGTTCCATTCGCTGTACACAATCTGAAAAATTTCCTTCAATTGAGCTAAAGGACAGAAGTGACACATCTTCAATCAAACCTATGTGGGTCATCAAGTCATTTCCGGTCCAACAGAAAAATACGAGATCCCCTTTTCGAGGGCTGTCTATCACCCGTCCTCGTTTTTCTAAAGCTGAAAATAATTGACGGCATGAGGCATACTTTCCATAGACCGCCGACAATATTCCTGCTTGATGCATCACCCAAGAAATAAAAGTCGCACACCATGGATACTCGTCTCCATTTTTAACCGAGCCATAGTACCAGTCATTGTATTTGATTTGATTAATTGGTTCTTCCTCTAACCCGATTTGTGATTGTGCAATTGATAAAACAGTTTGTACACTTGACATCTTTTCCCTCCGTTTCACATAAACGTTCTTCATCGGTTTAGTGTATGCAGAAGCGGTTAATATGCCTGTCCTTTTACCTATTAGCAGTTTTATACCCGACAAAAAAACGTTCCTTCTAGAAGGAACGTTCTTTTCGTTTACAGCACGGCATGCCGTTATAACGTTTTGATTAGCGACGAATTTCTTTAATACGTGCTTTTTTACCACGTAGGTTACGTAGGTAGTAAAGTTTCGCACGACGTACGCGTCCTTGACGCTTCACTTCGATCTTTTCGATCTTCGGTGAATGTAGTGGGAATGTACGTTCAACACCTACACCATAAGAGATTTTGCGTGCAATAAACGTCTCACTGATACCAGTACCACGACGCTTAATGACAACACCTTCAAATAACTGAATACGCTCACGTGTACCCTCAACAACTTTTACGTGAATTGAAAGAGTATCACCAGGACGAAAATCAGGATGATCAGTACGCAACTGCTCAGTAGTGATTTCTTTAATCAGGTTGCTCATCGTATCGTTCCCTCCTTCCCAACAGACACTCATGCTTCATGAAGCAGCGGAATATCGTAATCTTACTAATGATTCATCATTAGTCACAACAATCATCATAGCATAAACACCGATTGGAAACAACTAGTCTGTTAAATTCTTTGAAGTTTTGGTAGCCCTAAAATAGAAAAGATTATTTCTAGTTGTGCCATGACCAGTCCCGTTAGTTTCAGTCTTCTTTTTTGTTGCTCTGGCGACGCTTTTATGACTGGACATTGCGCATAAAAACGATTGTAAAGACTCGCTAATTCGAATGCATACGTACAAAGTAAATTTGGCTCTAGTTCACTAACACCACGCTCCATAGCCAAAGTCCAACCAGCAAGATGTTTTAAAATCGCTCGTTCCGTATCTTCTGCTTCGACAAATGAATACCCTTGAGACTTGAGTCCCTCTTGTTGTGCTTTTTGCGTGATGCTGTTTGCCCGAGCATAAGTGTAAATTAAATAGATCCCTGTATTCCCAGTTACTTGCGTTGCTTCCTCTAAGTCAAATACAATATCTGACGTTGTGTTGTAGCGAAGCATATTGTAACGAATAGCGGCAAAAGTAAGGGCTTCGATTGTTGCATCGTTCGCTTGCGGACTTTGAGTGCGAATCGCTTCTTTCATTTCTTCAATCAATTCGCTTATCTTAATACCGATGCCTTTTCGTCCTGACATTGCGTATACATCTTTACCTTCTACAGTTTCAAGGCCTAAAGTGGATGCTGTCTTTTTACTTAAAGAGACTACACCGTAAGAAACATGCTTCAGTTGATCTGCTTGTTGTTCATAGCCAACTGCATGCAATGCTTGTTTTACGACTTTTTGCGGGTATTCTTGACGGTAATCAATGACATTAATGACTGTATCAGCGCGTCCAAAAGATTGCGCTTGTCCATCGGCCGCGGTTGTCCATAACGTATCTGTTTTTTTCTTATAAGAAAAGTCGTTCTCTAGCAAGCCAAACTTCCACATATGGTACGCAATATCCTTAGCTGTATACGTCAATACTCCGTTAGACCGTACTAACACTTTATCAGCTAGATACTCAGATGAGTGGTCATCTTGTTCTTCTCCTGTTCGAATGACCCAGCAACCTGCTTGCGTCCCTTCTTGTTGCTTAAAAAACACATCTGTTGTTTGCAAGGTTTCAAACGCTTTTTGCCAAAAACCATTGCGGACGATGTCTCTTTCCCATACGAGCAAATCGTATGAAATATCGAATTGACCCATTTCTTCTACATGCTCCATAGATAGTTTGTCGGCCACTGCATAACCGAGCCACGACACGCTGTTATTCCCTTCTTCAAGCTTATGTAGTACGTCATCTCTCGTTTCGGTCGAGCGCTCTCCTTTATCGTACAGTTGGTTCAAAGATGAATAGACATCCCAACAATAGTCGCCAAAACGGACAGCAGGTTTATCTGATTCAATATGTAGGAGAGCCGTTAATGTATCTGCAAGCTGATTACCTAAATCATCAATATAGTTATGGGTTTCAACTTGGTTTCCATCATATCGCATCATGCGTGCAAGAGTGTCACCGATACAAGCGTTACGAAGATGACCAATGTGAGCAGATTTATTTGGATTAATGGACGTATGTTCGATCACAACTTTTCGCTGTTGATCTGATTTAAGTTGGTTCATGTCAAATGTGACTTGTTCCCAAGCGACAAAAAAATTAATAAATCCAGGCTTTACAACATCAATTTGCTTAACAGGTAACTGCTTTTCTTCTAACTTCAATTTCAACTCATGAGCAAGATCAAATGGATTTTTTCGTGCGACTCGCGCAAGCTTCAGCGCAATATTTGTAGCATAATCGCCGTGGGATAAATGCGCGGGTTGTTCGATTTCAATCTGGATCTCTGTAGAGTAAGAAGCGATAATATCGTCAATCGCTTGTTGTAAAACCTGCCCTATGTTCATCGTTGTTTCTCCTTTATGCTATGGTTTGTTTTGCTCGTCTTTTAGCTGTTGAATAAATGCCTCATCTTCCTTCGTTAATGAATAGACGTCAAGTAAATCTGGGCGCCGATGAAACGTTCTCCGTAAAGACTCTTTTCTGCGCCAGTCTTCAATCTTTTCGTGATGGCCAGATAACAATACGTCTGGTACATCCATGCCACGAAATGTAGCGGGTCGCGTATAATGAGGATGCTCCAAAAGCCCCGTAGAGTATGAATCGGTTATGGCAGAATCATCATTTCCGAGCACACCAGGAAGTAAACGTGTAACGCTATCTGCAATAACCATCGCACCTAGTTCACCGCCAGTTAAGACAAAATCTCCAATTGATACTTCGTCCGTTACGAGGAATTGCCGTACGCGCTCATCAAATCCTTCATAGTGCCCACACAGAAACACTAGATGTTCTTCGTTTGCAAATTCTTCAGCTTTTGCTTGTGTAAATCGCTCGCCTTGCGGACAAAGCAACACAACTCTCGGTTTCGTTTCCTGTTGCTCCGTAATCTGATTCACAGCATCAAATATCGGCTGGGGGGTCAGCACCATTCCAGCTCCACCACCATACGGATAGTCATCCACTTTCTTGTGCTTATTTTCAGTGAATCCGCGAAAATCAATTGCGCGAAAGGAAACAACGCCTTTTTCTTGTGCTTGTTTTAAAATTGATGATCCAAACACCCCTGAAAACATTTCCGGGAATAATGTTAATATATCAATTTTCATCAATCGTCTAACCCTTCCATTACGTGAACTTTCACAACGCTTGCTTCAAGATCGACTTCTTTTATCACCTGTTCAATATATGGAAGAAGTAAGTCTTTTTTGCCTGAGCGTTGTACTACCCACACATCATTTGCCCCTGTTTCAATAATGTCTGTAATCGTCCCCAGATCATTTCCCTCTTCATCAGTAACCCGACAGCCGATGATCTCATGGTAATAAAACTCGTGCTCTTCAAGTTCACTTAAGAGCTTTTCAGATACATACAGGTAGTTTCCTTTAAAGCCCTCTACCTCATTTATATTCGTGTAGCCTTCAAACGTCAGCAAATCGAAAGTCTTATGCTTACGATGGCTTGCCACTTGTAGCATCGTTCCTTTTTCTTCTGGTCGACCGGCTACTTTTAGTTGCGATCCAATTGCAAATCGCTCTTCTCCAAAATCAGTATTTGCTAATACTCTTACTTCTCCACGAACACCGTGTGTATTTACAAGTCTTCCAACATTAAACCATTGTGTCATGTGTCTTTGTTCTCGCTTTCTCTAATTTCATGTATCATGCCATCTTTTACAACAATCGTCAACGGCGCTTGTGCTGAAACCCACTTTTCACCTACAGCTACATCGATTAACACATCTGTGTATTCAACAAATACTTCTGTGCCGTCCGCTAAATGATGTAGTTGTTCGGATTTAAACTGGATTGACTGTAGCTTTTCTTGCCGTTTTTTAATTTCTGAATCGAATCTTTCTTTCAGTGAAGGTGCTGTTTGTGCGGATGCTTTTTTTTGGGCACGCTGAAGTTGAAATTCTAGCTGCTTCACTTCTTTTTCATATTGCGCTTGTTCCTCTTGGAATGATTGTGCCAATTCCTGACGTTTCTTTTCAGTCAATACGTGTTTGACAGATGCTTTCCGGATGCATTTCATCACACATTCCTCCTATGCAAAAAAAAGGGTGAGGTTTCCCTCTCCCTTTTCAATCAGCAATATCGAGTCGTACCCGCTCATGTTGTTTGTTTGCAGCATAAAGCACTGAACGAATCGCCTTCGCTGTTTTGCCTTGCTTTCCAATCACTTTTCCCAT includes:
- the rimM gene encoding ribosome maturation factor RimM (Essential for efficient processing of 16S rRNA), producing the protein MTQWFNVGRLVNTHGVRGEVRVLANTDFGEERFAIGSQLKVAGRPEEKGTMLQVASHRKHKTFDLLTFEGYTNINEVEGFKGNYLYVSEKLLSELEEHEFYYHEIIGCRVTDEEGNDLGTITDIIETGANDVWVVQRSGKKDLLLPYIEQVIKEVDLEASVVKVHVMEGLDD
- the rplS gene encoding 50S ribosomal protein L19 translates to MSNLIKEITTEQLRTDHPDFRPGDTLSIHVKVVEGTRERIQLFEGVVIKRRGTGISETFIARKISYGVGVERTFPLHSPKIEKIEVKRQGRVRRAKLYYLRNLRGKKARIKEIRR
- a CDS encoding YlqD family protein — protein: MKCIRKASVKHVLTEKKRQELAQSFQEEQAQYEKEVKQLEFQLQRAQKKASAQTAPSLKERFDSEIKKRQEKLQSIQFKSEQLHHLADGTEVFVEYTDVLIDVAVGEKWVSAQAPLTIVVKDGMIHEIRESENKDT
- the trmD gene encoding tRNA (guanosine(37)-N1)-methyltransferase TrmD, with the protein product MKIDILTLFPEMFSGVFGSSILKQAQEKGVVSFRAIDFRGFTENKHKKVDDYPYGGGAGMVLTPQPIFDAVNQITEQQETKPRVVLLCPQGERFTQAKAEEFANEEHLVFLCGHYEGFDERVRQFLVTDEVSIGDFVLTGGELGAMVIADSVTRLLPGVLGNDDSAITDSYSTGLLEHPHYTRPATFRGMDVPDVLLSGHHEKIEDWRRKESLRRTFHRRPDLLDVYSLTKEDEAFIQQLKDEQNKP
- a CDS encoding sulfite exporter TauE/SafE family protein — encoded protein: MALTEGIILILIGFIAGIINTVSAGGSLLTLPLLLFVGLPATEANATNRVAIVAQSITSIITFKQKQSLQLKRHAAIYIAAATGAAFGALSALSISDQVFILILALTMITSIVFLIWNPIQAVDQSVVLTPIISFIGLALFGFIGFYSGFIQVGVGFYIMILAILLYKKSFAEATLIKIMIVGISVSLSLVIYAVNGQVNWLVGIVLAIGNIGGAFLGSRMVLGKHTQWIRIVLIVTVLILAIRLMVEFFS
- a CDS encoding CHAP domain-containing protein, translating into MSSVQTVLSIAQSQIGLEEEPINQIKYNDWYYGSVKNGDEYPWCATFISWVMHQAGILSAVYGKYASCRQLFSALEKRGRVIDSPRKGDLVFFCWTGNDLMTHIGLIEDVSLLSFSSIEGNFSDCVQRMERPFLSYEYEVFFARPAYEDMVSHL
- the sucC gene encoding ADP-forming succinate--CoA ligase subunit beta, translated to MNIHEYQGKEILRSYGVAVPNGKVAFSVDEAVEAAKELGSSVSVVKAQIHAGGRGKAGGVKVAKNLDDVRTYADDILGKTLVTHQTGPAGKEVKRLLVEEGCDIKNEYYIGLVVDRATSSVVLMASEEGGTEIEEVAEATPEKIFKEVIDPAVGLQGFQARRVAFNINIPKELVGQAVKFMMGLYKVFVDKDASIAEINPLVTTGDGKVMALDAKFNFDSNALYRHKDIVELRDLEEEDVKEIEASKHDLNYIALDGNIGCMVNGAGLAMATMDIIKHYHGDPANFLDVGGGATAEKVTEAFKLILSDENVKGIFVNIFGGIMKCDIIAEGVITATKEVGLDIPLVVRLEGTNVELGKQLLKDSGLNITAADSMADGAQKIVALVK
- the lepB gene encoding signal peptidase I, with product MKSRTNLVEWAKILTIALMTTVVVRMFLLAPIVVDGHSMQPTLDSGDKMIVNQIEYTFSQPDRFDIIVFHAPEGKNYIKRVIGLPGDELVYREDTLYINGEAVEEPYLDSLKGTLYHGQPLTGDFTLQEITGEAVIPEKFYFVMGDNRRLSKDSRAIGLVSEEDVIGKANVIFYPFENISIVD
- the ylqF gene encoding ribosome biogenesis GTPase YlqF, with translation MKTIQWYPGHMAKARREINEKLSMIDVVIELLDARIPLSSQNPVIDELVQNKPRLILLNKSDLADPKQTERWKQYFESQGHAVVEVNSQTGQGVKKIVPACQSLAKDLYKKWEAKGMKPRALRAVILGIPNVGKSTFINRLVNKRQAKVGDRPGITKQQQWIKVGTSLDLLDTPGILWPKFEDQEVGFRLAATGAIKDEILDYGDVAAFVLRFCMQAYPAQLQKRYDISEDVDTEDIGALFDEIGRKRGCILRGGLIDYDRTAELVLRELRSGTIGRMTLENVPEHE
- a CDS encoding arginine--tRNA ligase; the protein is MNIGQVLQQAIDDIIASYSTEIQIEIEQPAHLSHGDYATNIALKLARVARKNPFDLAHELKLKLEEKQLPVKQIDVVKPGFINFFVAWEQVTFDMNQLKSDQQRKVVIEHTSINPNKSAHIGHLRNACIGDTLARMMRYDGNQVETHNYIDDLGNQLADTLTALLHIESDKPAVRFGDYCWDVYSSLNQLYDKGERSTETRDDVLHKLEEGNNSVSWLGYAVADKLSMEHVEEMGQFDISYDLLVWERDIVRNGFWQKAFETLQTTDVFFKQQEGTQAGCWVIRTGEEQDDHSSEYLADKVLVRSNGVLTYTAKDIAYHMWKFGLLENDFSYKKKTDTLWTTAADGQAQSFGRADTVINVIDYRQEYPQKVVKQALHAVGYEQQADQLKHVSYGVVSLSKKTASTLGLETVEGKDVYAMSGRKGIGIKISELIEEMKEAIRTQSPQANDATIEALTFAAIRYNMLRYNTTSDIVFDLEEATQVTGNTGIYLIYTYARANSITQKAQQEGLKSQGYSFVEAEDTERAILKHLAGWTLAMERGVSELEPNLLCTYAFELASLYNRFYAQCPVIKASPEQQKRRLKLTGLVMAQLEIIFSILGLPKLQRI
- a CDS encoding ribonuclease HII; its protein translation is MISISTIKEQLNNEELTNEEVNRLRLDERKGVQALLKKYDRALVQTEQLETMHVEMSLHEQELRDNGYALICGVDEVGRGPLAGPVTAAAVILPADFKLLGLTDSKKLSKEKREQYAVYIKQHAIAYQIVSVSAQEIDETNILLATKKAMTEAIQQLQAAADFLLLDAIELKLDTPQRSLIKGDAKSISIAASSVLAKVWRDGYMEELAKTYPEYGFDDHAGYGTKKHLEALQSYGLTREHRRSFKPVLERAGSLIHSKDLAE
- the sucD gene encoding succinate--CoA ligase subunit alpha, producing MSILINKETKVIVQGITGATGLFHTKQALEYGTNIVGGVTPGKGGTEIEGVPVFNTVEEAVKATGANATVIYVPPAFAADAIMEATDAELDLAICITEGIPVIDMVNVKRYMDGKKTRLIGPNCPGVITPDECKIGIMPGYIHKKGHIGVVSRSGTLTYEAVHQLSTAGIGQSSAVGIGGDPVNGTDFIDVLSLFNDDPDTYAVIMIGEIGGTAEEEAAEWVKANMNKPVVGFIGGQTAPPGKRMGHAGAIISGGKGTAEEKIKTMEACGIRVAATPSVMGETLIESLKANDIYDKSVTH